A window from Rhinolophus sinicus isolate RSC01 linkage group LG01, ASM3656204v1, whole genome shotgun sequence encodes these proteins:
- the PCNP gene encoding PEST proteolytic signal-containing nuclear protein: MADGKAGKEKPEKPQRVGAAGGPEEEAEKPVKTKTVSSSNGGESSSRSAEKRSAEEEAADFPTKPTKISKFGFAIGSQTTKKTSAISIKLGSSKPKETVPTLAPKTLSVAAAFNEDEDSEPEEMPPEAKMRMKNIGRDTPTSAGPNSFNKGKHGFSDNQKLWERNIKSHLGNVHDQDN; encoded by the exons ATGGCGGACGGAAAGGCGGGAAAGGAGAAGCCTGAGAAGCCGCAGCGAGTTGGAGCCGCCGGAG GACCTgaagaagaagcagaaaaacCTGTGAAAACTAAGACTGTTTCTTCCAGTAATGGAGGGGAAAGTTCCAGTCGCAGCGCTGAGAAGCGATCAGCTGAAGAAGAAGCTGCAGACTTCCCAACAAAACCTACAAAGATCTCCAAGTTTGGATTTGCCATAGGTAGTCAGACGACAAAGAAAACCTCAGCCATATCCATCAAACTTGGATCAAGT AAGCCTAAAGAAACTGTTCCAACTCTTGCTCCAAAAACCCTTTCAGTAGCAGCAGCTTTTAATGAAGATGAAGAT agtGAACCAGAGGAAATGCCTCCAGAAGCaaagatgagaatgaaaaatattggaag GGATACACCAACATCGGCAGGACCAAACTCCTTcaataaaggaaaacatgggTTTTCTGATAACCAGAAGCTATGGGAGCGGAATATAAAATCTCATCTTGGAAATGTCCATGACCAAGACAATTAA
- the TRMT10C gene encoding tRNA methyltransferase 10 homolog C isoform X2 — translation MSVSITFVRPFTRVLVPFTLHRKRRVLYSTILPRYMSSKIPAVSCPNKESTSPPKQLELDGWKVTMKSSVQESVSTVSSTKDEDPVAATRELIEMWRLLGREVPEHISEEELKTIMECASKSSKKKYLKYLYVKEKMKKAKQIKKEIKAAAKEKAKTDQLLETTKEDKQQDFLFLRLWDRNMDIAMGWKGAQAMQFGQPLVFDMAYDNYMKPKELQNTVSQLLESEGWNRRDVDPFHIYFCNLKIDGPFYTELIKRYGEKWNKLLLTATEESHVDLFPKDSIIYLTADSPNVMSTFKHDKIYIVGSFVDKNQQPGISLAKAKRLNLATECLPLDKYLQWDTGTKNLTLDQMMRILLCVKNTGSWEEALRFVPKRKHTGYLEISRYSQELLNRVKKSKTFNSFPKGSLNIRTQKKVT, via the coding sequence ATGAGTGTTAGTATTACCTTCGTAAGACCTTTTACCAGAGTTTTGGTACCATTTACCCTTCATAGGAAGAGAAGGGTTTTATATTCAACAATTCTGCCGAGATACATGTCTTCCAAAATACCTGCTGTGTCCTGTCCTAATAAGGAGAGTACATCACCTCCTAAACAGCTGGAATTGGATGGGTGGAAAGTTACAATGAAATCTAGTGTGCAAGAAAGTGTTTCAACAGTCTCAAGTACCAAAGATGAAGATCCTGTAGCTGCCACCAGGGAGTTAATTGAGATGTGGAGATTGCTTGGCAGAGAAGTACCAGAACACATCAGTGAAGAAGAGCTCAAAACCATTATGGAATGTGCTTCTAAATCAtcgaaaaaaaaatatttaaaatatttatatgttaaggaaaaaatgaaaaaagctaagcaaataaaaaaggaaataaaagcagcagcaaaggaaaaagcaaaaacagaccaACTGCTAGAAACGACTAAGGAAGATAAACAACAAGACTTCCTGTTTCTCCGACTTTGGGACAGGAACATGGACATAGCAATGGGCTGGAAGGGTGCCCAGGCTATGCAGTTTGGACAACCTTTGGTTTTTGACATGGCTTACGACAATTACATGAAACCAAAAGAACTGCAGAATACTGTTTCCCAACTTTTAGAAAGTGAAGGATGGAACAGAAGAGATGTTGatcctttccatatttatttctgcAATCTTAAAATAGATGGCCCTTTTTATACAGAGTTAATTAAACGTTATGGAGAGAAATGGAACAAATTGCTTTTAACAGCAACAGAAGAATCTCACGTAGATTTATTCCCAAAGGACAGTATTATATATTTAACTGCAGATTCTCCTAATGTTATGAGTACTTTCAAGCATGACAAAATTTATATAGTGGGATCTTTTGTAGATAAGAATCAGCAGCCAGGTATATCCCTAGCCAAAGCAAAACGGCTGAATCTAGCAACAGAATGCCTTCCATTAGATAAATATTTACAGTGGGACACTGGTACAAAAAATCTCACCTTAGATCAAATGATGCGTATTTTGTTATGTGTGAAAAACACTGGTAGTTGGGAAGAGGCTCTGAGATTTGTTCCTAAGAGAAAACATACTGGTTATCTGGAGATTTCTCGGTATTCTCAAGAGCTTCTCAACAGAGTGAAGAAGTCAAAGACTTTTAATTCATTTCCAAAAGGCTCTCTAAATATACGCACACAGAAAAAAGTAACCTGA
- the TRMT10C gene encoding tRNA methyltransferase 10 homolog C isoform X1 produces MVIEAIEGFSYGPVFLKMSVSITFVRPFTRVLVPFTLHRKRRVLYSTILPRYMSSKIPAVSCPNKESTSPPKQLELDGWKVTMKSSVQESVSTVSSTKDEDPVAATRELIEMWRLLGREVPEHISEEELKTIMECASKSSKKKYLKYLYVKEKMKKAKQIKKEIKAAAKEKAKTDQLLETTKEDKQQDFLFLRLWDRNMDIAMGWKGAQAMQFGQPLVFDMAYDNYMKPKELQNTVSQLLESEGWNRRDVDPFHIYFCNLKIDGPFYTELIKRYGEKWNKLLLTATEESHVDLFPKDSIIYLTADSPNVMSTFKHDKIYIVGSFVDKNQQPGISLAKAKRLNLATECLPLDKYLQWDTGTKNLTLDQMMRILLCVKNTGSWEEALRFVPKRKHTGYLEISRYSQELLNRVKKSKTFNSFPKGSLNIRTQKKVT; encoded by the exons ATGGTGATTGAAGCTATTGAG gggTTTTCTTACGGGCCTGTTTTCCTCAAAATGAGTGTTAGTATTACCTTCGTAAGACCTTTTACCAGAGTTTTGGTACCATTTACCCTTCATAGGAAGAGAAGGGTTTTATATTCAACAATTCTGCCGAGATACATGTCTTCCAAAATACCTGCTGTGTCCTGTCCTAATAAGGAGAGTACATCACCTCCTAAACAGCTGGAATTGGATGGGTGGAAAGTTACAATGAAATCTAGTGTGCAAGAAAGTGTTTCAACAGTCTCAAGTACCAAAGATGAAGATCCTGTAGCTGCCACCAGGGAGTTAATTGAGATGTGGAGATTGCTTGGCAGAGAAGTACCAGAACACATCAGTGAAGAAGAGCTCAAAACCATTATGGAATGTGCTTCTAAATCAtcgaaaaaaaaatatttaaaatatttatatgttaaggaaaaaatgaaaaaagctaagcaaataaaaaaggaaataaaagcagcagcaaaggaaaaagcaaaaacagaccaACTGCTAGAAACGACTAAGGAAGATAAACAACAAGACTTCCTGTTTCTCCGACTTTGGGACAGGAACATGGACATAGCAATGGGCTGGAAGGGTGCCCAGGCTATGCAGTTTGGACAACCTTTGGTTTTTGACATGGCTTACGACAATTACATGAAACCAAAAGAACTGCAGAATACTGTTTCCCAACTTTTAGAAAGTGAAGGATGGAACAGAAGAGATGTTGatcctttccatatttatttctgcAATCTTAAAATAGATGGCCCTTTTTATACAGAGTTAATTAAACGTTATGGAGAGAAATGGAACAAATTGCTTTTAACAGCAACAGAAGAATCTCACGTAGATTTATTCCCAAAGGACAGTATTATATATTTAACTGCAGATTCTCCTAATGTTATGAGTACTTTCAAGCATGACAAAATTTATATAGTGGGATCTTTTGTAGATAAGAATCAGCAGCCAGGTATATCCCTAGCCAAAGCAAAACGGCTGAATCTAGCAACAGAATGCCTTCCATTAGATAAATATTTACAGTGGGACACTGGTACAAAAAATCTCACCTTAGATCAAATGATGCGTATTTTGTTATGTGTGAAAAACACTGGTAGTTGGGAAGAGGCTCTGAGATTTGTTCCTAAGAGAAAACATACTGGTTATCTGGAGATTTCTCGGTATTCTCAAGAGCTTCTCAACAGAGTGAAGAAGTCAAAGACTTTTAATTCATTTCCAAAAGGCTCTCTAAATATACGCACACAGAAAAAAGTAACCTGA